AAGTTTCTGATACCCAATGGGTTGAAATTGCAGATGCCTTAAATATAAAAGTTGCAGACCTTGTTGATAAAAAGGCACTAGATTTAGATACCGAAAGTACCAATAAATATGATGCTAATGATTGGTTGAAAATAATCCAAAAAAATGACAAGGCTCTCTATTATCCCATAGCTATAAAAGGAAAAATCACACGACAAATTGTAAGTTCAACCGAATTATTGGAGTTTTATGAAGTAGATTCAGCTGGATTGGAACAAAGTCCATCCAATGATACTCCACCTGATATTGAAAGAACAACCAAAGGTGAAAATTTTATTGAAAAAAATAAATAATTATTTCTTTTCCACAGTTTCAACAGGCTGAATGGAGGGCTTAATTTTTTTATAAACATCCATTTGGGGCTGGGTCAATATATCATTCATTTCTGCAGTTTCCTCTTGTTGAAGTTTATAGAGTACGTCTAACTTTTCCTTTCCGGACAGACCAGCTTCTATTTTATACCTGCGAATTAAAAATTCCGCAACTTTTTTCTGAAACAACAACTCCTGTTTCTCGGTCATAGAAAGTTCCAAATCATAACTATCGGTAATTTCCTGTGCTTCTTTTTCAGCCTTAAAATTAGATTTTTGAAAAACCGGATCTTGCGCAAAGACGGAGAAACTAATTAATAGTGAGAGAATAAAGACTAATTTTTTCATGGTTTAAGTTTATTTTTCACTCAAAATACTGAAAAACCAAACTTTCCACAATTACTTTAACGCTCTTTAACGAGCTAATTAAGGGCGATTAACAAAAAAGTAAGAATAGGTATGGATAATTTACTACGAAGTCTTTTTTTGAATTAGCAGAATAGCATCATTCACATTTCGAAGCTGTTCCATATCTTCATTTTTAAACTCAATATTAAAGATGTCTTCTATATCCAAAATTATATCAACCAAATGCGCTGAATTTATGTTTAATTCACGTGTGAGATCACTCTT
The Aequorivita iocasae genome window above contains:
- a CDS encoding acyl carrier protein, with the protein product MTSQEIYTKLEPIIKTYLPEDVSANEINRKSDLTRELNINSAHLVDIILDIEDIFNIEFKNEDMEQLRNVNDAILLIQKKTS
- a CDS encoding arsenate reductase family protein, coding for MKDMGVIARDEKQLTLIYSSNTRVGKRAYAYLKGFDKNFLGIDIAKTKVSDTQWVEIADALNIKVADLVDKKALDLDTESTNKYDANDWLKIIQKNDKALYYPIAIKGKITRQIVSSTELLEFYEVDSAGLEQSPSNDTPPDIERTTKGENFIEKNK